A stretch of Candidatus Latescibacterota bacterium DNA encodes these proteins:
- a CDS encoding molybdopterin-dependent oxidoreductase: ANTLAFKQRGRYTTIGPAFHRTHLEAGCEFCGSCVSACPTGALSEKTRKWEGRPDSVKTTTCSLCGIGCRIDLQIKGKKVIGSLPADDSLISDKQLCVKGRFCVPEIVNSHKRLKKPYIIREGYRFNIGWNEAIDLAVEKLSSCDPDEFGMLVSANCTNEDLYIAQKFSRSAMGTHNINSDARLFYRQNFNQYIDLFGRSGLASDIQNASVILCVGLDTRYSRSVVGVELRKAIMGGAKIVTINSGEHNLATIADKCILTEPGGEGKVLETLIKLTASNRRSAPRKENTGTEKDEISQVADLLIQADRPVILIGSDLTAAAGSTSSLESLGSLADNIGASILSLPPQSNFTGTMLMGAYSELLPGGVAADDKKNLGLLRKYSGSSIPKYSRPWNIEDASAWKNLRVLYMIGEFPESQHCSADFTIIQNIFAPDPPAKADLALPAAAFTETDGTIINFEGRVQRIVKAAPPPGKALPDWKILCSIARRMGKDGFDYKNAAAIRKEIAMSLPAITGKPDISNAPAIKGRLTQSAKKPIKRKRRTDEYPLILTALTTEHTYRGISLADTVDGASVLFREDLLEINIRDARKIRVRDGDEVIVSAPGINMDLTAKITGRQPVGTLRATLSRGKSIEFNPCPVKIRKK; this comes from the coding sequence GCCAATACTCTGGCGTTCAAACAAAGGGGACGGTATACGACAATAGGCCCCGCCTTTCACAGGACTCATCTGGAAGCTGGCTGTGAATTCTGCGGATCATGCGTTTCTGCATGTCCTACCGGGGCATTGTCCGAAAAAACAAGAAAATGGGAAGGCAGACCGGACAGCGTGAAGACAACGACATGCTCTTTATGTGGTATCGGGTGTCGTATCGATCTCCAGATAAAAGGCAAAAAGGTGATCGGAAGCCTTCCAGCCGATGATTCCCTGATCAGTGACAAACAACTTTGCGTAAAAGGCAGGTTCTGCGTACCAGAGATCGTCAATAGCCACAAACGGCTGAAAAAACCATATATCATCCGGGAGGGATATCGCTTCAATATCGGATGGAACGAGGCTATAGATCTGGCTGTGGAAAAACTCTCCTCATGCGACCCCGATGAATTCGGCATGCTCGTCTCGGCCAATTGCACAAACGAGGATCTGTATATAGCCCAGAAGTTCTCACGATCGGCGATGGGTACTCATAATATCAATTCGGACGCGAGGCTGTTTTATCGACAGAATTTCAACCAGTACATCGACCTGTTTGGCAGAAGCGGCCTGGCCTCGGATATTCAGAATGCCTCTGTGATACTATGCGTTGGACTCGATACCAGATACAGTCGATCGGTAGTCGGAGTCGAACTCCGCAAGGCGATAATGGGCGGCGCGAAGATCGTCACCATCAACTCCGGGGAGCATAACCTGGCCACGATCGCCGACAAATGTATCCTGACGGAACCGGGAGGAGAAGGTAAGGTTCTCGAAACCCTGATCAAACTTACTGCTTCAAATAGAAGATCTGCCCCGCGGAAAGAAAATACGGGAACAGAAAAGGATGAGATAAGCCAGGTGGCGGATCTTCTGATACAGGCCGACAGGCCGGTCATATTGATCGGGTCGGACCTGACAGCTGCCGCCGGGAGCACATCGTCTCTGGAAAGCCTGGGAAGTCTCGCTGATAATATCGGCGCCAGCATACTGTCTCTACCGCCTCAGAGCAACTTCACAGGAACGATGTTGATGGGAGCTTATTCGGAACTTCTTCCTGGCGGGGTCGCGGCAGATGACAAAAAGAATCTCGGATTGCTGAGAAAGTATTCCGGATCCAGTATCCCGAAGTATTCCAGGCCGTGGAATATAGAGGATGCGTCTGCCTGGAAGAATCTCAGGGTACTCTACATGATCGGGGAATTCCCGGAAAGCCAGCATTGTTCGGCCGATTTTACTATCATCCAGAATATCTTTGCCCCCGACCCTCCGGCCAAAGCCGACCTGGCCCTGCCTGCTGCCGCCTTTACGGAGACGGACGGGACTATAATAAACTTTGAAGGCAGAGTGCAGAGAATCGTAAAAGCCGCCCCTCCCCCGGGCAAAGCGCTCCCCGACTGGAAAATCCTCTGCTCGATAGCCCGCAGGATGGGAAAAGACGGTTTCGACTACAAAAACGCTGCGGCGATTCGAAAAGAGATCGCGATGTCCCTACCCGCCATTACCGGAAAGCCTGATATTTCAAACGCTCCAGCCATCAAGGGAAGGCTGACACAATCGGCAAAGAAACCCATCAAGAGGAAAAGGAGAACCGATGAGTACCCGCTGATACTCACGGCATTGACAACCGAGCATACTTACAGGGGGATCTCTCTCGCCGATACAGTCGACGGAGCCAGTGTGCTGTTCAGGGAAGATCTTCTGGAAATAAACATCAGGGACGCGAGGAAGATAAGAGTCCGCGACGGCGACGAAGTCATAGTATCCGCACCCGGAATCAATATGGACCTGACAGCAAAGATAACCGGCAGACAACCTGTCGGAACTTTGCGTGCGACTCTTTCCCGTGGCAAATCAATCGAATTCAATCCTTGCCCCGTAAAGATAAGGAAAAAGTGA